One Brassica napus cultivar Da-Ae chromosome C4, Da-Ae, whole genome shotgun sequence genomic region harbors:
- the LOC125585812 gene encoding uncharacterized protein At4g02000-like: MAESLQDAIRLMSLKDDDPIDLPDNPCFQVFEQNALSILGRLLNPSCQPMAEMIETMPKIWRVYDRVRGIALSSEKFQFVFKREDDMETVLKDRPWSFNYWTMLIDRWIPSPPKNFLSTVDVWVRIHHIPMNYYTLDTMDFLARKIGKVIEIAYDPKVSQKDAFIRAQVRLDIANPATARRVLNIPSGGQVMIEFEYEKLRKRCFHCLRLTHERPDCPMLRIKSPRAEASVNSSKEKVVNTVIARGQQELGVCLSCPRFWIGSSGRTEVCGNAPVWSYGPKTSVS, encoded by the coding sequence ATGGCGGAGTCTTTACAGGATGCTATTCGTTTGATGTCGCTGAAGGATGATGACCCAATCGATCTTCCGGATAACCCTTGTTTCCAAGTGTTTGAGCAAAACGCCTTGAGCATTCTTGGTCGTTTGCTGAATCCATCTTGCCAGCCCATGGCAGAGATGATTGAGACTATGCCGAAGATCTGGCGTGTCTATGATAGAGTGAGAGGGATTGCACTCTCATCGGAGAAGTTCCAGTTTGTCTTTAAGAGAGAGGATGATATGGAAACGGTGTTAAAGGATAGACCTTGGTCTTTCAACTATTGGACCATGCTGATAGATAGGTGGATTCCTTCCCCGCCGAAGAATTTTCTGTCGACTGTTGATGTGTGGGTGAGGATTCATCACATTCCAATGAACTACTATACGCTGGACACAATGGATTTCTTGGCAAGAAAGATTGGAAAAGTTATTGAGATTGCTTACGATCCAAAAGTTTCTCAGAAGGACGCTTTCATCCGAGCTCAGGTGAGGCTTGATATTGCGAACCCAGCAACAGCAAGACGTGTTCTTAATATACCGTCTGGAGGTCAAGTAATGATTGAGTTTGAATATGAAAAACTCCGGAAGAGGTGTTTCCATTGCTTACGTTTAACACATGAAAGGCCTGACTGCCCCATGCTTCGCATTAAGTCCCCTCGAGCTGAAGCATCTGTAAATTCTTCCAAGGAGAAAGTAGTTAATACTGTCATTGCCCGTGGACAGCAGGAACTCGGTGTGTgcctgtcatgtccccgattctggataggatcgtccggacggactgagGTGTGTGGAAATGCACCAGTATGGTCATATGGCccaaagacaagcgtgtcatag